From a single bacterium genomic region:
- a CDS encoding TIGR03936 family radical SAM-associated protein: MEYILPHIRKPLRYIGNEVGSIHKDWNKASIKFAICYPDLYELGMSCLGVRVIYFLLNSFSDIICERVFAPWTDLEQWLRNTHTPLVSLESMTPLNKFDCIGFSLQHELTYTNVLNMLDLSKIPIHSEERVESDPLIIAGGPGTLNPFPMIRFFDCFFIGEAEPTIPKFIECMKEWKNKKLKKEELLLELSKTPGIFIPKISKNVKRQWTQELQNEKFHKAPIVPFIEIERDSLVVEISRGCTRGCRFCQAGMVTRPYRERNVESILELVKSGTKNTGYRDVSLLSLSASDHSQLIEIIKRIKALGIEPSLPSLRGDSLTDKLANLVGKGGITFAPETGTDKLRKIINKDTSESQILNSCELASSHGFTHTKLYYMIGLPGENDEDINGIVKLTKQIAKIMRGKQVNVAIAPFVPRPHTPFQWEPQESVDKLRDKVIYIKDSLHKGNIKVKYRDLYMSFIEGICARGDEQVSELIEEAWRRGAKFDGWGDKFNFSYWEDSFEKLGINPYTYIGGYSEDAHLPWEIIDVGVKKGYLLEERKKTAPTIDCRIAGCTKCGVCNSPNPIPMEREAVEKSVISYGRAKKQAIEPEVKLRFRLKFEKSDEMRFLGHLDLVRAIERAIIRAEIPIAYSKGFKPRPVISFSPPLPFGVTSKEEYLDISLKSTPHGDIKCLLNCTLPKGIQIIDVTQLWEAAKSSFEEFKKCIYRIQNVNIPEQKIHEFMAKDEIIGHEINLRLFVIDIKKENNSITLLMQIGKAKPWWILESLLEISEEQAIDFKIERIRLL; this comes from the coding sequence ATGGAATATATACTACCTCACATTAGAAAACCACTTAGATACATAGGAAATGAAGTTGGCAGTATTCATAAGGATTGGAATAAAGCCAGTATCAAGTTTGCTATCTGTTACCCCGATTTGTACGAACTCGGAATGAGTTGTCTCGGTGTAAGGGTCATTTATTTTTTGCTTAACTCATTTTCTGATATCATTTGTGAAAGAGTATTTGCACCATGGACTGACCTTGAACAATGGCTGAGAAATACACATACTCCACTCGTATCACTTGAATCAATGACTCCACTTAATAAATTTGATTGTATAGGTTTCTCTTTGCAACATGAATTAACATACACCAATGTTCTTAATATGCTTGACCTCAGTAAAATCCCTATCCACTCAGAAGAGAGAGTGGAATCTGACCCACTCATTATTGCTGGAGGACCCGGAACACTAAATCCATTCCCTATGATAAGATTCTTTGATTGTTTCTTTATAGGAGAAGCTGAGCCAACAATTCCAAAATTTATTGAATGTATGAAAGAATGGAAAAACAAGAAACTTAAAAAAGAAGAGCTACTTTTAGAACTATCTAAAACACCTGGAATTTTTATTCCCAAAATTAGTAAAAATGTTAAAAGACAATGGACTCAAGAACTACAAAATGAAAAATTCCATAAAGCTCCAATTGTACCATTTATTGAGATTGAGCGTGATTCACTTGTAGTTGAAATTTCAAGGGGTTGCACAAGAGGGTGCAGATTCTGTCAAGCAGGAATGGTTACAAGACCTTATAGGGAAAGAAATGTAGAATCAATTTTAGAGCTTGTCAAAAGTGGAACCAAAAACACAGGCTACAGGGATGTATCCTTACTCTCTTTATCTGCATCAGACCACTCACAACTGATTGAAATCATTAAAAGAATCAAGGCATTAGGAATTGAGCCATCGTTGCCATCGCTTCGCGGTGACTCACTAACTGATAAGCTTGCAAACCTCGTAGGTAAAGGTGGGATAACTTTTGCACCTGAAACTGGAACTGATAAGCTAAGAAAAATTATTAATAAAGATACAAGTGAATCACAAATACTAAATTCTTGTGAACTTGCAAGCAGTCACGGGTTTACTCATACTAAGTTATACTATATGATTGGTCTGCCAGGAGAAAATGATGAAGACATTAATGGTATAGTGAAACTTACAAAGCAAATTGCTAAAATTATGCGTGGTAAACAAGTTAATGTAGCTATTGCTCCATTCGTCCCTCGACCTCATACCCCATTCCAGTGGGAACCTCAAGAATCGGTAGATAAATTGAGAGATAAAGTAATATATATCAAAGACTCTCTACATAAAGGAAATATAAAGGTAAAATACAGAGACCTGTATATGAGCTTTATTGAGGGAATATGTGCAAGAGGAGATGAGCAAGTATCAGAACTAATTGAAGAGGCGTGGAGACGGGGGGCAAAATTTGACGGATGGGGTGACAAATTCAATTTCAGTTACTGGGAAGATTCATTTGAAAAACTTGGAATAAACCCATATACTTATATAGGTGGATATTCAGAAGATGCACATTTACCTTGGGAGATAATAGATGTAGGAGTTAAGAAAGGATACTTGCTTGAAGAACGTAAAAAGACAGCCCCTACTATAGATTGTAGGATTGCAGGCTGTACCAAATGTGGTGTATGTAATAGTCCAAATCCTATACCTATGGAAAGAGAAGCTGTTGAAAAAAGTGTTATTAGTTATGGAAGAGCTAAGAAGCAGGCAATTGAACCTGAAGTTAAGTTAAGATTTAGGCTAAAATTTGAAAAATCTGATGAAATGAGATTCCTTGGCCACCTTGACCTTGTAAGAGCAATTGAACGTGCAATAATAAGAGCTGAAATTCCAATTGCATATTCTAAAGGGTTTAAGCCAAGACCAGTAATTTCGTTCTCACCACCGTTACCTTTTGGAGTGACCTCAAAAGAAGAGTATCTTGACATCTCACTTAAATCTACACCTCATGGTGATATTAAATGTTTACTAAATTGTACACTACCAAAAGGTATACAGATTATAGATGTAACCCAACTATGGGAAGCGGCAAAGTCTTCATTTGAAGAATTCAAGAAGTGTATATATAGAATACAAAATGTAAATATACCAGAACAAAAGATACACGAATTTATGGCAAAAGATGAAATCATCGGGCATGAAATAAACTTAAGACTATTTGTAATTGATATTAAAAAGGAAAACAATTCAATTACACTTTTGATGCAAATAGGGAAAGCAAAACCTTGGTGGATTCTTGAGTCTTTACTTGAAATTTCTGAAGAACAGGCTATTGATTTTAAAATTGAAAGAATTAGATTATTATAG
- a CDS encoding DUF4040 domain-containing protein: protein MVEFYCLLVFMVAAAIVACETRDLLGAIISFGAVGFVQAILFLMLQAPDLAITQVVVEVLTLVIFIAAISRATRVDTTAHPLATSIIGICILIFIVIVTIQVLRFLPKFGEPLLRVSNFYFENGLKGTGAANLVAAIILDFRGYDTLGEATVLFTACLGVIVILREIGKKKK from the coding sequence ATGGTTGAATTTTATTGCTTACTTGTTTTTATGGTTGCAGCTGCGATAGTTGCGTGTGAGACAAGAGATTTACTTGGTGCAATAATATCATTTGGGGCAGTCGGGTTTGTGCAGGCAATTTTATTTCTTATGCTACAGGCACCTGACCTCGCTATTACACAAGTGGTGGTTGAAGTTTTGACTTTGGTCATATTTATAGCAGCTATATCAAGGGCAACAAGAGTTGATACTACAGCGCATCCACTTGCAACATCTATAATTGGGATATGTATCCTTATATTTATAGTCATCGTTACTATCCAGGTATTGAGATTTTTGCCAAAATTTGGTGAACCTCTCTTAAGAGTTTCTAATTTTTATTTTGAGAACGGCCTTAAAGGGACAGGGGCAGCTAATCTTGTTGCTGCTATAATTCTTGACTTCAGAGGCTATGATACACTTGGGGAGGCAACAGTTTTATTTACTGCTTGCTTGGGAGTTATAGTAATTTTAAGAGAGATAGGTAAAAAAAAGAAGTAA
- a CDS encoding MnhB domain-containing protein, with protein sequence MTIIIKTVTRIIVGFLMAYGIYIVLHGHLTPGGGFAGGVIVAGSFVLFLLSYGEREGYNKMRKTIVSFFEGFGGVVFLTVAVLGIIGGVFFNNFIEKGEPIKLFSAGIIPVCNIAIGIKVACALFAIFVTFLLLEE encoded by the coding sequence ATGACTATAATAATTAAGACTGTAACAAGAATTATTGTTGGTTTCCTAATGGCTTATGGGATATATATTGTATTACATGGACACTTGACCCCTGGTGGTGGGTTTGCTGGCGGGGTTATAGTTGCTGGCAGTTTTGTTTTGTTTTTACTATCTTACGGTGAGCGGGAAGGCTACAATAAAATGAGAAAGACGATTGTCTCATTCTTTGAGGGATTTGGTGGAGTTGTGTTCTTGACTGTTGCGGTGCTTGGAATTATAGGTGGTGTGTTTTTCAATAACTTTATAGAAAAAGGTGAGCCAATTAAATTGTTTAGTGCAGGAATAATACCTGTATGCAATATAGCTATTGGGATAAAAGTAGCATGTGCCCTTTTTGCAATATTTGTGACATTTTTGCTACTTGAGGAATAA
- a CDS encoding sodium:proton antiporter — translation MIPYAFCVILLGIGLYVVIAKKNIIRIAIGLCLTEYAINLFIVMVGYRQGGLPPIITKVGETTLFVDPLPQALVLTAIVIGLCTTALIVAIAVRIYKRYGTFDLTKIKRLKG, via the coding sequence ATGATTCCTTATGCATTTTGTGTTATCCTTTTAGGGATTGGGTTGTATGTTGTTATTGCCAAAAAGAATATTATAAGAATTGCAATTGGACTATGCTTGACAGAATATGCTATTAATCTATTTATTGTTATGGTTGGATACAGACAGGGAGGTTTGCCTCCTATAATAACAAAAGTAGGTGAGACAACTCTCTTTGTTGACCCACTTCCTCAGGCACTTGTCCTTACCGCTATAGTTATTGGATTATGCACAACTGCATTAATTGTAGCAATTGCAGTCAGAATCTATAAAAGGTATGGCACTTTTGATTTAACTAAAATCAAAAGACTTAAAGGATAA